A window from Alkalicoccobacillus plakortidis encodes these proteins:
- the dnaA gene encoding chromosomal replication initiator protein DnaA, with amino-acid sequence MENIHDLWERVLSEMETKVSKPSFETWLKSTKANVIQNDVITVTAPNEFARDWLEDHYASLTSDTIENLTGSRLTPKFVIPQNESVDDLLVEQPPKKIPQADAADDISSRTMLNGKYTFNTFVIGSGNRFAHAASLAVAEAPAKAYNPLFIYGGVGLGKTHLMHAIGHYVMEHNPKANVVYLSSEKFTNEFINSIRDNKAVNFRNKYRNVDVLLIDDIQFLAGKEQTQEEFFHTFNALHEESKQIVISSDRPPKEIPTLEDRLRSRFEWGLITDITPPDLETRIAILRKKAKAENLDIPNEVMLYIANQIDTNIRELEGALIRVVAYSSLINKDMNADLAAEALKDIIPNSKPKMLTIIDIQKLVGDYYQVKLDDFKAKKRTKSVAFPRQIAMYLSRELTDSSLPKIGSEFGGRDHTTVIHAHEKISRLLGTDEDLQQKVQAITEQLRGS; translated from the coding sequence TTGGAAAACATTCACGACCTGTGGGAACGGGTCCTCTCTGAAATGGAGACAAAGGTGAGTAAGCCTAGCTTTGAGACATGGCTGAAATCGACAAAAGCCAATGTGATTCAAAACGATGTCATTACCGTCACTGCTCCTAATGAGTTTGCGCGTGACTGGTTAGAGGATCACTACGCCAGTTTAACTTCTGATACAATCGAGAACTTAACGGGGTCTAGACTGACACCGAAGTTTGTCATTCCGCAAAATGAGTCTGTGGATGACTTATTAGTCGAGCAGCCACCTAAAAAAATACCACAAGCAGATGCTGCTGATGATATTTCAAGTCGGACAATGCTAAATGGCAAATACACATTTAATACGTTTGTTATTGGATCTGGAAACCGCTTTGCTCACGCTGCATCTCTTGCTGTAGCTGAAGCACCGGCAAAAGCTTATAATCCATTGTTTATTTATGGTGGAGTTGGTCTGGGGAAAACGCATTTAATGCATGCGATCGGCCACTATGTCATGGAGCATAATCCAAAAGCAAATGTAGTCTACTTATCTTCAGAGAAATTCACGAATGAATTTATTAATTCCATTCGTGATAACAAAGCAGTGAACTTCCGCAATAAGTATCGCAATGTTGATGTATTACTTATTGATGACATCCAGTTCCTAGCAGGTAAGGAACAGACACAAGAGGAGTTCTTCCATACATTTAATGCACTTCATGAGGAATCAAAACAAATTGTGATCTCAAGTGACCGTCCTCCTAAGGAAATTCCTACGCTTGAGGACCGTCTTCGTTCACGTTTTGAGTGGGGTCTTATTACAGATATTACGCCTCCGGACCTCGAAACGAGGATTGCGATTTTAAGAAAAAAAGCGAAGGCCGAGAACTTAGATATTCCAAATGAAGTCATGTTATATATTGCGAATCAAATCGACACAAATATACGAGAGCTAGAAGGCGCCCTTATTCGTGTTGTTGCGTATTCGTCCCTCATTAACAAAGATATGAACGCAGATTTGGCAGCAGAAGCTCTAAAAGATATTATTCCAAATTCAAAGCCAAAAATGCTTACGATCATTGACATTCAAAAGCTAGTTGGCGACTATTATCAAGTTAAACTAGATGATTTTAAAGCAAAAAAACGAACAAAATCCGTTGCATTTCCACGGCAAATTGCGATGTATCTATCTCGTGAGTTAACGGATTCATCCTTACCTAAAATAGGGAGTGAATTTGGCGGACGTGATCATACAACCGTCATTCATGCTCACGAAAAAATTTCAAGATTACTTGGTACAGATGAAGACTTACAACAAAAAGTCCAAGCGATCACAGAACAACTTCGCGGCTCGTGA
- the dnaN gene encoding DNA polymerase III subunit beta produces MHFVIERNRFVHDVQNVAKAVSSRTTIPILTGMKIVATNEGITLTGSDSDISIETFIPTEEEDLHLVEIKQEGSIVLQARFFAEIVKKLPGEQIEISVQDQLSATIRSGSSVFTLNGLDPEEYPRLPQLEEDLVFRLPQDMLKNIIRQTVFAVSTQETRPVLTGVNLEIEKGELICTATDSRRLAMRKSSVERNDQELTFENVVIPGKSLTELSRILEDNDELTEVVVTENQILFKLGHTLFFSRLLDGKYPVTSSMIPTHSKTTFSVQTKSLLQTLERALLLSDGKNNVVTLKTLNDQQIEITSVSPEIGKVTEDLATSDQEGEEMRISFNGKIVIDALKVIDSEKVNIMFTGAMSAFVVRPTDHDHYLHLFSPVRTY; encoded by the coding sequence ATGCATTTTGTCATTGAAAGAAATCGTTTTGTTCATGATGTTCAAAACGTTGCCAAGGCGGTTTCTTCTAGAACAACGATTCCGATTTTAACTGGAATGAAGATTGTTGCCACAAATGAAGGAATCACTTTAACAGGCAGCGATTCTGATATCTCGATTGAAACCTTTATACCAACAGAGGAAGAAGATCTTCATCTTGTAGAAATTAAGCAAGAGGGAAGTATCGTTCTACAAGCGCGTTTCTTTGCGGAAATTGTGAAGAAATTACCAGGAGAACAAATTGAAATTAGTGTACAAGATCAACTGAGTGCAACGATTCGTTCAGGTTCCTCCGTCTTTACACTAAATGGCTTAGATCCCGAAGAGTATCCGCGCCTTCCACAGCTTGAAGAGGATCTGGTTTTCCGATTGCCTCAAGATATGCTAAAAAACATTATTAGACAAACTGTCTTTGCAGTGTCCACTCAGGAAACACGTCCTGTGTTGACAGGTGTAAACCTTGAGATCGAAAAAGGTGAGTTGATCTGTACTGCAACAGATAGCAGACGCTTGGCTATGAGAAAATCATCGGTTGAACGAAATGATCAGGAGCTGACGTTTGAGAATGTTGTTATTCCAGGGAAGAGCCTAACAGAGTTAAGTAGAATTCTAGAGGATAACGATGAGCTAACAGAGGTTGTTGTCACAGAAAACCAAATTCTTTTTAAATTGGGTCATACGTTATTTTTCTCAAGACTACTTGATGGGAAATACCCAGTAACAAGCAGCATGATTCCAACTCATTCAAAGACTACATTTTCTGTACAAACAAAATCGTTATTGCAGACGTTAGAAAGAGCATTATTGCTTTCAGACGGTAAAAATAATGTGGTGACACTTAAAACTCTTAACGATCAGCAAATTGAAATTACATCTGTTTCTCCTGAAATCGGAAAAGTAACAGAGGATCTGGCAACCTCGGACCAAGAGGGAGAAGAGATGAGAATTTCATTTAACGGAAAAATTGTCATTGATGCATTAAAGGTTATCGATAGTGAAAAAGTTAATATTATGTTCACAGGAGCGATGAGTGCATTTGTTGTTAGACCAACTGACCATGATCACTATCTGCACCTATTCTCTCCAGTACGTACATACTAG
- the yaaA gene encoding S4 domain-containing protein YaaA, protein MDVLKISTPYITLGQMLKESGAIDTGGMAKWYLSEYEVIVNEEPENRRGKKLRAGDIIKLHDGTTIEIAWTEEKEDEGQ, encoded by the coding sequence ATGGACGTGCTAAAAATCTCAACTCCGTATATCACTCTTGGACAAATGCTAAAAGAGTCAGGGGCAATTGACACAGGTGGGATGGCAAAATGGTATCTAAGCGAATATGAAGTGATTGTGAACGAGGAGCCAGAGAACCGCCGAGGCAAAAAGCTACGAGCGGGCGATATAATCAAGCTCCATGATGGCACAACCATCGAAATTGCGTGGACCGAGGAGAAGGAAGATGAGGGTCAATAA
- the recF gene encoding DNA replication/repair protein RecF (All proteins in this family for which functions are known are DNA-binding proteins that assist the filamentation of RecA onto DNA for the initiation of recombination or recombinational repair.), with protein MRVNKLSLKHYRNYAEAELEFNKQVHVFVGDNAQGKTNVLEAIYVLAMAKSHRTAKDKELISWGQDYAGICGEAQTRRNKLTLDLTISSKGKKVKLNGLEQRRLSEYVGALNVVMFAPEDLHLVKGSPQGRRRFMDMELGQISPIYLHHSSRYQKILQQRNSLLRDWHKNQLPICLEILTEQLIDTGAELIKRRAVFLQKLQKWAETIHFDISRGTEELKLIYLSTVEVSEDLNLSTLKERLHAVYKQKKDKEQIRGTTLFGPHREDIGFLVNEKDVQSYGSQGQQRTTALALKLAEIELIKEEVGEYPVLLLDDVLSELDDYRQSHLLETIQRKVQTFVTTTGLAGVHQKALENAEVFEVKLGHIQLRPTTS; from the coding sequence ATGAGGGTCAATAAGTTATCGCTTAAGCATTACCGCAACTATGCAGAAGCAGAGCTTGAATTTAATAAGCAGGTTCATGTGTTCGTAGGAGATAATGCGCAGGGGAAAACCAATGTGCTCGAAGCTATTTATGTGTTGGCGATGGCTAAATCACATCGCACTGCTAAGGATAAAGAATTAATTAGTTGGGGGCAGGATTACGCCGGCATCTGTGGTGAGGCACAGACACGCCGAAACAAGTTAACGTTGGACTTAACGATCTCAAGCAAAGGGAAAAAAGTGAAACTTAATGGGTTGGAGCAACGACGCCTCAGTGAGTACGTCGGGGCTCTTAATGTCGTTATGTTTGCCCCTGAAGACCTGCACTTGGTCAAAGGGAGTCCTCAAGGGAGAAGGCGCTTTATGGACATGGAGCTTGGCCAGATAAGTCCGATCTATCTTCACCACAGCAGCCGTTATCAGAAAATCCTGCAACAGCGTAATTCACTTTTACGAGATTGGCACAAGAACCAGCTCCCGATATGCTTGGAGATCTTGACTGAACAATTAATTGATACTGGTGCCGAGCTGATAAAGAGACGGGCTGTGTTCCTTCAGAAGCTGCAGAAATGGGCAGAAACGATTCATTTTGACATCTCCCGTGGCACAGAAGAGCTAAAGCTTATCTATCTTTCAACGGTAGAGGTATCAGAAGACTTAAACTTGTCGACCCTAAAAGAAAGACTACATGCGGTGTACAAACAGAAAAAAGACAAAGAGCAGATAAGAGGAACAACCTTATTTGGACCTCATCGTGAAGATATTGGTTTTTTAGTCAATGAAAAAGATGTTCAAAGCTATGGCTCTCAAGGACAACAACGAACAACAGCACTTGCTCTTAAGCTTGCTGAGATAGAGCTCATCAAAGAAGAAGTAGGAGAATACCCGGTTTTGTTACTAGATGATGTGCTTTCTGAGTTAGATGATTATCGGCAATCTCATCTGCTAGAGACAATACAGAGAAAAGTACAGACATTTGTAACGACGACCGGATTAGCTGGTGTTCATCAGAAGGCTTTAGAGAATGCTGAGGTTTTTGAAGTGAAGTTGGGCCATATTCAATTACGTCCTACTACTTCATGA
- the remB gene encoding extracellular matrix regulator RemB, translating to MFIHLGGDVMIRANEIIAILQYEENEVPEETMAFLEKADAASSITITPDLVKSVIITDHVIYYSPVSSVTLNKRALTDAGIKEDIV from the coding sequence ATGTTTATTCACTTGGGAGGAGACGTAATGATTCGTGCAAATGAAATCATTGCCATTCTCCAGTATGAAGAAAATGAGGTGCCCGAAGAAACAATGGCCTTTTTAGAAAAGGCTGATGCTGCAAGTTCAATTACGATCACTCCGGATCTTGTGAAATCCGTCATTATTACTGATCATGTTATATATTACTCTCCAGTTTCATCTGTCACATTAAACAAACGAGCACTAACCGATGCTGGCATTAAAGAAGATATAGTTTAA
- the gyrB gene encoding DNA topoisomerase (ATP-hydrolyzing) subunit B yields MKVKQVSSEQQTEQSYDESQIQVLEGLEAVRKRPGMYIGSTSGRGLHHLVWEIVDNSIDEAMAGHCDTITVTIEPDNSITVEDNGRGIPVGIQEKMGRPAVEVIMTVLHAGGKFGGGGYKVSGGLHGVGASVVNALSTYLEVNVHLGGKIHYQKYERGVPSADLAVVGETDKTGTVISFKPDDEIFKETQEYDFETLASRLRELAFLNKGLTIHIKDTREEKEKESTYFYEGGIGSFVEHLNRSKEVLHPEPIHIESEKDGMTVEVAVQYNDGFVSNIYSFANNINTHEGGTHESGFKTGLTRVINDYARKNSLFKESDPNLTGEDVREGLTAIVSVKIPDPQFEGQTKTKLGNSEARTITDSLFSEHFARFLIENPQVARKVVEKGLMASRAREAAKKARELTRRKSALEVSSLPGKLADCASKDATISELYIVEGDSAGGSAKQGRSRHFQAILPLRGKIINVEKARLDKILANNEIRTIITALGTGIGDEFDISKARYHKLILMTDADVDGAHIRTLLLTFLYRYMRPVIEHGYVYIAQPPLYKVSQGKQDFYTYNDRELDELLKTFSDRSKIGIQRYKGLGEMNPEQLWDTTMNPETRSMMQVTLADAIKADEIFDVLMGDRVEPRRDFIQENAQYVKNLDV; encoded by the coding sequence ATGAAGGTGAAGCAAGTGAGCAGTGAACAACAAACAGAGCAATCCTATGATGAAAGTCAGATACAGGTACTAGAAGGTTTAGAGGCTGTCCGTAAGCGTCCTGGTATGTATATTGGTTCGACAAGTGGTCGAGGACTGCATCATTTGGTTTGGGAGATTGTAGATAATAGTATTGATGAAGCAATGGCAGGTCATTGTGACACAATCACCGTAACCATTGAACCGGATAACAGTATCACGGTTGAAGATAACGGACGCGGCATTCCAGTTGGGATTCAAGAAAAAATGGGTCGCCCTGCAGTAGAGGTTATTATGACGGTTCTTCACGCCGGTGGTAAGTTTGGCGGCGGCGGATATAAGGTTTCTGGTGGACTACATGGTGTTGGAGCTTCTGTTGTAAACGCGTTATCTACATACTTAGAGGTGAATGTTCATCTCGGAGGAAAGATCCACTATCAAAAGTACGAGCGTGGGGTTCCTTCTGCTGATCTAGCGGTTGTAGGTGAAACGGACAAAACTGGAACAGTTATTAGTTTTAAACCAGACGATGAAATTTTCAAAGAAACACAAGAGTATGATTTTGAGACATTAGCTTCAAGATTACGTGAATTAGCGTTCCTAAATAAAGGGTTAACTATTCACATAAAAGATACACGTGAAGAGAAAGAAAAAGAATCCACTTATTTTTATGAGGGTGGTATTGGTTCATTTGTAGAACATTTAAATCGTTCAAAAGAAGTTCTTCACCCTGAACCCATCCATATTGAAAGTGAAAAGGATGGAATGACCGTTGAAGTGGCTGTTCAATACAATGATGGATTTGTCAGCAATATCTATTCATTTGCCAATAATATTAATACTCATGAAGGTGGCACACATGAATCAGGCTTTAAGACTGGCCTAACTCGTGTCATTAATGATTATGCTCGTAAAAATAGCTTGTTTAAGGAAAGTGATCCTAATCTAACAGGTGAAGATGTTCGTGAAGGCTTAACGGCCATTGTTTCCGTGAAAATTCCTGATCCGCAGTTTGAAGGACAAACAAAAACCAAGCTAGGTAACAGTGAAGCAAGAACGATTACAGACTCACTATTCAGTGAGCACTTTGCACGTTTTCTCATTGAGAACCCTCAAGTTGCACGTAAGGTTGTTGAAAAAGGCTTAATGGCTTCAAGAGCAAGAGAGGCAGCCAAAAAAGCAAGAGAACTAACTCGTCGTAAAAGTGCACTCGAAGTAAGTTCGCTTCCAGGGAAATTAGCGGATTGTGCGTCTAAGGATGCCACCATCAGTGAGTTATACATCGTAGAGGGTGACTCGGCAGGAGGATCTGCTAAACAAGGTCGAAGCCGGCATTTTCAAGCGATTCTGCCTTTGCGAGGAAAAATAATTAACGTTGAAAAGGCTCGCCTGGATAAAATTTTGGCGAATAATGAAATTAGAACAATCATTACTGCACTCGGTACTGGAATCGGTGATGAATTTGATATCTCAAAAGCACGATATCACAAACTTATCCTCATGACAGATGCTGATGTAGATGGTGCGCACATTCGTACATTGCTGCTCACGTTCCTTTACCGTTATATGCGTCCAGTTATTGAACATGGTTATGTATACATCGCTCAACCGCCACTGTATAAAGTGTCACAGGGTAAGCAGGACTTTTATACGTATAATGACCGAGAACTAGATGAATTGTTAAAAACCTTCTCAGATCGTTCTAAGATAGGGATTCAACGATACAAGGGTCTTGGTGAGATGAATCCGGAACAGCTGTGGGATACAACAATGAACCCGGAAACACGTAGCATGATGCAGGTTACACTTGCAGATGCAATAAAAGCAGATGAGATTTTTGATGTCTTAATGGGTGACCGAGTAGAACCAAGACGTGATTTTATACAGGAAAATGCCCAATACGTAAAAAATCTTGATGTGTAA
- the gyrA gene encoding DNA gyrase subunit A yields MAEQNQSNITEINIGQEMQTSFMDYAMSVIVSRALPDARDGLKPVHRRILYAMNDLGMTPDKAYKKSARIVGDVIGKYHPHGDSAVYETMVRMAQDFSYRYMLVDGHGNFGSVDGDSAAAMRYTEAKMSKISMELVRDINKDTIDFQDNYDGSEQEPVVMPARFPNLLVNGTSGIAVGMATNIPPHQLGEVIDGVLALSENREIDIAELMEYIPGPDFPTGAEILGRSGIRRAYQTGRGSITLRAKTEIEDHNGKQRIIVTELPYQVNKARLIEKIAELVRDKKIEGITDLRDESDRTGMRIVIEVRRDANANVLLNNLHKQTALQSSFGINLLALVGGRPKVLNLKECLEEYLDHQIVVTRRRTAFELKKAEARAHILEGLRIALDHLDEVISLIRASQTTEIARNGLMERFELSYDQSQAILDMRLQRLTGLERDKIEGEYNELQQRIAELKEILENEYKVLEIIREELTAVKERFNDERRTIISMSEDHLEDEDLIARQNIIITLSHNGYIKRLPISTYKNQKRGGKGIQAMGTNDNDFVSHLFTTNTHHTILFFTNKGKVYRLKGYEIPELGRTAKGIPIINLLQIEQGEFISTVIPIEEFNDDSYLFFLTKEGIAKRTQLSAFANIRKGGLFAINLRGEDELHGVRLTGGDEEIIIGTRQGMAIRFHEDDVRLMGRTAGGVKGITLSNEDHVVGMDVVVKDQDVLIVSEKGYGKRTQIDEYRIQNRGGKGIKTSNITDKTGALVSLKVVSLESDIMIITASGVIIRTQVEPISQTGRNTQGVKLIRVNEGEEVATVARVDIEDDEVEELLEEEAMQEQATEGKEDTSEATDEQTEE; encoded by the coding sequence ATGGCTGAACAGAATCAATCAAACATTACAGAAATTAATATAGGCCAAGAGATGCAAACATCCTTTATGGATTATGCAATGAGTGTTATTGTCAGCCGTGCACTTCCAGATGCTAGAGACGGACTCAAGCCAGTTCATCGCCGTATTTTGTATGCGATGAATGATTTAGGTATGACTCCCGATAAGGCATACAAGAAGTCGGCTCGTATTGTTGGAGATGTTATTGGTAAGTATCACCCGCATGGTGATTCAGCCGTTTATGAAACGATGGTACGTATGGCTCAGGATTTCAGTTACCGTTATATGCTCGTTGATGGGCACGGAAACTTTGGTTCGGTTGATGGAGATTCAGCGGCTGCAATGCGTTATACAGAAGCAAAAATGTCGAAGATCTCAATGGAATTGGTTCGAGATATTAACAAAGACACCATTGACTTTCAGGATAACTATGATGGATCTGAACAAGAGCCAGTAGTCATGCCCGCAAGGTTCCCGAATTTACTAGTAAACGGTACGTCCGGGATTGCTGTCGGAATGGCAACAAACATTCCCCCACACCAACTAGGCGAAGTCATTGATGGAGTTTTGGCTTTATCTGAGAACCGTGAAATTGATATTGCAGAATTAATGGAATACATTCCAGGACCAGATTTTCCAACTGGAGCAGAAATTCTAGGTCGTTCCGGTATTAGACGAGCTTATCAAACGGGACGAGGTTCTATTACACTACGAGCCAAAACAGAAATTGAAGACCATAACGGAAAACAACGTATTATCGTGACAGAGCTTCCTTATCAAGTGAATAAAGCCCGTTTGATTGAGAAGATTGCGGAGCTTGTACGTGATAAGAAGATTGAAGGAATTACAGATTTACGTGATGAATCCGATCGTACCGGAATGCGGATTGTGATTGAAGTAAGAAGAGATGCCAATGCCAATGTATTGCTAAACAACTTACACAAACAAACAGCTCTTCAATCTAGCTTCGGTATTAACCTACTAGCTCTTGTTGGTGGACGTCCAAAAGTTTTAAATTTAAAAGAATGTCTTGAAGAATATCTTGACCACCAGATTGTTGTTACTCGTAGAAGAACTGCTTTTGAACTGAAAAAAGCAGAGGCTCGTGCACATATTTTAGAAGGTTTACGTATTGCATTAGACCATCTTGATGAAGTCATCAGCTTGATCCGTGCCTCACAAACGACGGAAATTGCGAGAAATGGCTTAATGGAACGATTTGAATTAAGCTATGACCAATCTCAAGCCATTCTAGATATGCGTCTACAACGATTAACTGGCTTAGAGAGAGATAAAATTGAAGGCGAATATAATGAACTGCAGCAGCGTATTGCTGAATTAAAAGAGATTCTTGAGAATGAGTATAAGGTTCTTGAGATTATCCGTGAAGAACTAACTGCAGTAAAAGAACGCTTTAATGATGAGCGTCGTACGATTATTTCGATGAGTGAAGATCATCTTGAGGATGAAGACTTAATTGCTCGTCAAAATATCATCATTACACTTAGCCATAACGGATATATTAAACGCCTGCCTATTTCTACGTATAAGAACCAAAAACGTGGAGGAAAAGGAATTCAGGCGATGGGAACAAATGATAATGACTTTGTTTCGCATCTATTTACAACAAACACACACCATACGATTCTTTTCTTTACGAACAAAGGAAAGGTTTATCGTTTAAAAGGCTATGAGATTCCTGAGTTAGGTAGAACGGCTAAAGGAATTCCGATTATTAACCTGCTTCAGATCGAACAGGGTGAATTTATTAGTACGGTTATTCCAATTGAAGAATTTAATGATGACTCTTATCTATTCTTCTTAACCAAAGAAGGAATTGCCAAACGAACTCAGCTTTCGGCGTTTGCTAATATCCGAAAAGGCGGTTTGTTTGCCATTAATCTCCGAGGTGAAGACGAGCTACACGGTGTAAGGCTTACAGGTGGAGATGAAGAGATTATCATTGGTACACGTCAAGGAATGGCGATTCGTTTCCATGAGGATGATGTACGACTAATGGGTCGAACTGCTGGGGGCGTAAAAGGCATCACGTTGTCCAATGAGGATCATGTTGTTGGTATGGATGTTGTTGTGAAGGATCAGGACGTCTTAATTGTATCTGAGAAAGGGTACGGGAAACGTACTCAAATTGATGAATACCGCATTCAGAACCGTGGCGGTAAAGGAATTAAGACATCTAATATCACTGACAAAACCGGCGCACTTGTTTCTCTTAAAGTGGTATCGCTAGAAAGTGATATCATGATCATTACAGCTAGCGGTGTTATTATTCGTACCCAAGTTGAACCAATTTCTCAAACAGGACGAAATACACAAGGTGTTAAACTGATTCGTGTGAATGAGGGTGAAGAGGTAGCAACAGTTGCCCGAGTTGATATTGAAGATGACGAGGTGGAAGAGCTTCTTGAAGAAGAGGCTATGCAAGAACAAGCCACTGAAGGAAAAGAAGACACTTCTGAAGCGACAGATGAACAAACTGAAGAATAA
- a CDS encoding HD-GYP domain-containing protein: MPVAVYELRTVMVPLFEGVIQNPDQLLTLHEYSFTKDYRYHHAVSVGLIAAALAHKMQYDKKEWIQIGLAGLLADIGMAKISPGILDKSGPLTELEYDEIKKHPVYSYKMIKEAKGLTVAVQLAILQHHERADSEGYPFGIEKSKLHPYSEIIAVADVYHAMSSERQYRAKHSIYYILEEMRRQTFGPLNIPAVLALTDLLLQFSVGATVRLNTEEVGDIVFITPQDLTRPMIKLAKSGDIINLQQSLQLYIEEILNWNKKMLV; the protein is encoded by the coding sequence ATGCCTGTTGCTGTTTATGAACTGCGAACAGTTATGGTTCCTTTATTTGAAGGTGTGATTCAGAATCCAGATCAATTACTTACTCTTCATGAATACTCTTTTACAAAAGATTATCGCTACCATCATGCTGTTTCCGTAGGATTGATCGCAGCTGCTCTAGCCCATAAAATGCAATATGATAAGAAAGAGTGGATTCAAATCGGTCTAGCAGGCTTATTAGCGGATATTGGGATGGCTAAGATCTCACCAGGTATCTTGGACAAAAGTGGTCCTCTAACTGAGCTAGAGTACGATGAAATTAAAAAACATCCTGTATATAGCTATAAGATGATAAAAGAAGCTAAAGGATTAACTGTTGCTGTTCAGTTGGCTATTCTGCAGCATCATGAACGTGCAGATAGTGAAGGGTACCCATTCGGTATTGAGAAAAGCAAGTTACATCCATATAGTGAGATTATCGCAGTTGCTGATGTCTATCATGCGATGTCTTCTGAGAGGCAGTATCGGGCTAAACATTCTATCTATTATATTTTGGAAGAAATGCGTCGCCAAACATTTGGCCCATTAAATATTCCGGCCGTTCTTGCTTTAACAGATTTGCTACTCCAATTTTCAGTAGGAGCAACGGTTCGTTTAAATACAGAAGAAGTTGGAGATATTGTCTTTATAACTCCTCAGGATCTAACTAGACCGATGATAAAACTGGCCAAATCCGGAGATATTATTAACCTTCAGCAGAGTTTGCAACTATACATTGAAGAAATTTTAAATTGGAATAAAAAAATGCTTGTCTAA
- a CDS encoding YaaC family protein, which yields MKDALVPFESISYTKRFLTNCYEQQSFPNAKTLSYHTSYSFIYHLQQGRLYFKQAAQSPIEIQPMLLFYGIVQMLKACVLTADPFYPENSAILAHGVTTRKRKKQGYRFLDDEIKIQKNGLFLHSLSKMFHVKQMPSEKYKMNALMKQIADMHSLYSTMQNQKISLPVTYRYQSFSIASDLLDDLHMTANRFGLFLEQQNQNNWFNRQMGIQSNNHSITIPLHFKPTSYQSPPWLTAIDGKHYILRKREDFCPLPELSIHYLLLYNLSMICRYEAEWWGELHHNFEGEDLPFIKQFLSISNMKLPMLFEHYLCSLE from the coding sequence TTGAAAGATGCCTTGGTACCATTTGAATCAATCAGCTACACAAAGCGTTTTTTAACCAATTGTTACGAACAACAATCATTCCCTAACGCCAAAACTTTAAGTTATCATACCAGCTATTCATTTATTTACCACCTACAGCAGGGACGATTATACTTTAAACAAGCAGCTCAATCACCAATTGAAATACAACCTATGCTGCTCTTCTACGGAATTGTTCAGATGCTCAAAGCATGCGTCTTAACAGCGGACCCTTTTTATCCAGAAAACTCCGCCATCCTCGCCCATGGTGTCACCACCAGAAAGCGAAAAAAACAAGGCTATCGATTTCTTGATGACGAAATAAAAATCCAAAAGAACGGCCTTTTTCTGCACTCTCTCTCTAAAATGTTTCATGTGAAACAGATGCCATCCGAAAAATATAAAATGAATGCACTAATGAAACAAATCGCTGACATGCACTCCTTATATTCCACAATGCAAAACCAGAAAATCAGTCTGCCCGTTACGTACCGTTATCAATCCTTTAGCATAGCCTCCGACCTATTAGATGATCTCCACATGACAGCTAATCGATTTGGACTATTCTTAGAACAACAGAATCAAAACAACTGGTTTAATCGACAAATGGGTATTCAATCAAACAACCATAGCATCACAATACCTTTACACTTCAAACCAACTTCATATCAAAGCCCACCTTGGCTCACAGCAATCGATGGAAAACACTACATCCTGCGCAAACGAGAAGACTTTTGCCCCCTACCAGAACTATCTATTCACTATCTTCTTCTCTACAACCTTAGCATGATTTGCCGCTACGAAGCAGAGTGGTGGGGAGAACTTCACCATAACTTTGAAGGAGAAGACCTTCCCTTTATCAAACAGTTCCTCTCCATCTCCAACATGAAACTACCTATGCTTTTTGAACATTATTTATGTTCGCTTGAATGA